A genomic region of Psychrobacter sp. M13 contains the following coding sequences:
- a CDS encoding NAD-dependent deacylase — protein sequence MLAETSAKLTDNLQQATQILAQSSQICILTGAGISAESGIPTFRDKQTGLWEQYRAEDLASAEAFERDPELVWSWYQWRRQLVHDKAPNSAHLALARWQQAGSHKITLVTQNVDDLHEQAKHHERTSRHEPSNDSKPLGNLNNIDSTVHHLHGHLWRNRCSQCHKPYTEQSAQPKSDIDFDTKLIHCSECDGLIRPDIVWFGESLPVDSWQIAEQAAANCEVFISIGTSSLVYPAAGLAQLAKQNGAKIIEINPNPTANSFVDITLAAKAGEVMPLLVDRIL from the coding sequence ATGTTAGCAGAAACCTCGGCAAAATTAACCGATAACCTACAACAAGCTACGCAAATTTTGGCTCAATCGTCACAAATTTGTATTTTGACAGGGGCTGGTATTTCAGCTGAGAGTGGTATTCCTACCTTTAGAGATAAGCAGACAGGGCTTTGGGAGCAGTATCGCGCTGAAGATTTGGCGAGTGCTGAAGCGTTTGAGCGTGATCCAGAGCTGGTATGGTCTTGGTATCAGTGGCGGCGTCAGCTGGTACATGACAAGGCCCCAAACTCGGCGCACCTTGCTCTAGCGCGCTGGCAGCAAGCAGGATCGCACAAGATTACATTAGTTACTCAAAACGTAGATGACTTACATGAACAGGCAAAGCATCATGAACGAACAAGCCGCCATGAGCCTTCAAATGACAGTAAACCATTAGGTAATCTTAATAACATCGACAGTACCGTGCATCATTTGCATGGACATCTATGGCGTAATCGCTGTAGCCAATGCCATAAGCCTTATACTGAGCAATCAGCTCAGCCAAAATCTGATATCGATTTTGATACTAAGCTCATTCATTGTAGTGAGTGCGACGGGCTTATCAGACCTGATATCGTCTGGTTTGGGGAGTCGCTGCCAGTGGACTCTTGGCAAATCGCTGAGCAAGCCGCGGCAAATTGTGAGGTGTTCATTAGCATTGGCACCTCAAGCTTAGTTTATCCTGCCGCAGGGCTGGCGCAACTTGCCAAGCAAAACGGCGCTAAAATTATTGAGATCAACCCCAACCCTACGGCTAACTCATTCGTCGATATTACTTTAGCCGCAAAAGCAGGCGAGGTCATGCCGTTATTGGTAGATAGGATTCTATAA